GCAGGGCGGCGGCCATGGAGCTGTCGCGTTACCTGGCCGGGCTCGCGGAGGCCCGCGGGCGGGAGCCGCGCGCGGACATGCTGTCGGGCCTGATGACCTACCGCGGCCCCGAGGGCGGCATGACGCCCGACGAGGTGGTGTCCACGGCGGTGCTGCTGCTGATCGCCGGCCACGAGACCACGATCAACCTGATCGCCAACGGCATGCTCACCTTCCTGCGCCGCCCCGACCTGCTGCACCGGCTCCGTGAGGAGCCGACCCTGATCATCCCCGCCGTCGAGGAACTGCTGCGCTACGAGCCGCCCGTGCAGTTCGTGTCCTCGCGGGTGGCGCTGGACGACATCACGATCGCGGGCACCACGATCCCGGCGGGCGCGCCCGTCGTGCTGGCCATGGCGGCGGGCAGCCGCGATCCCGGCCACGTGGCCCGCCCCGACGAGTTCCGCCTCGACCGGCCGCGCAACGAGCACCTCGGCTTCGGCGGCGGCGTGCACTACTGCTTCGGCGCGCCGCTGGCCAGGACGGAGGCGCAGATCGTGCTGAACGAGCTGATCCGCAGGCTGGACAACCCCCGGCTGGTCGCGGACCCGCCGCCGTACCGGCCGAGCGCCGTCCTGCGCGGGCCACGGCACCTGGTGGTGGACTACGACGGAGTCGCGTGACCGCGGGGACGTGTTGTCATACGACTTATTGAGTCATACGATGACGTACGAATCTGCCGCCGACCTCCGGGGATCTCCATGGACCGCATCCGCCACGTCGCCCTCTCCTCCGTCACGCTCCCGCTCGACGTGCCCATCAGTGACGCCAAGGTGCTGACCGGGCGGCAGAGGCCGATGACGGAGATCGCCTTCCTCTTCGCCGAGATCTCGACCGAGGACGGCCACAGCGGCACCGGATTCAGCTACTCCAAGCGGGCCGGCGGCCCCGCCCAGTACGCCCACGCCAAGGAGGTCGGCGCGAACCTGCTCGGGCAGGACCCGTCCGACATCGGCAAGGTGTACGAGTCGCTGCTGTGGGCGGGCGCGTCGGTGGGCCGCTCGGGGGTGGCCACGCAGGCGCTGGCCGCCGTGGACGTGGCGTTGTGGGACCTGAAGGCCAAGCGGGCGGGGCTGCCGCTGGCCAAGCTGCTCGGCGCCTACCGCGACTCCGTCAGGACGTACAACACCTCGGGCGGCTTCCTGCACGCGCCGATCGAGGAGGTCAAGGCGCGGGCGACGCAGTCGCTGGCCGACGGCATCGGTGGCATCAAGATCAAGGTCGGCCAGCCGGACATGAAGGAGGACCTGCGGCGCCTGGCGGCCGTGCGCGAGCACCTCGGTGACGACGTGCCGCTGATGGTGGACGCCAACCAGCAGTGGGACCGGGCGAGCGCGCTGCGGTTCGGGCGGCAGGTCGAGGATCTGGGGCTGGTGTGGATCGAGGAGCCGCTCGACGCCTACGACGCCGAGGGGCACGCGCAGCTCGCCGCCGCGCTCGACACCCCGATCGCCACCGGCGAGATGCTCTCCAGCGTCGCCGAGCACGTGCGCCTCATCGAGGCCCGCGCCGCCGACATCATCCAGCCCGACGCCCCGCGCGTCGGCGGCATCACCCCGTTCCTGCGCCTGGCCACGCTCGCCGACCACGCGGGCCTGCAGCTCGCGCCGCACTTCGCGATGGAGATCCACCTGCACCTGGCCGCCGCGTACCCGCGCGAGCCGTGGGTGGAGCACTTCGAGTGGCTCAACCCGCTGTTCGAGGAGCGGCTGGAGACGCGGGACGGGCGCATGATCGTGCCGGACCGGCCCGGGCTCGGGTTCACGCTCAGCGAGCAGTGCCGCAAGTGGACCGTGGACTCCGTCGAGTTCGGGCGGGCCTGAGCCGTGCGCGTGGAGTCGGTACGGTTCGGCCGCCACGCCGTACCGCTGGCCCGGCCGGTCAGCGACGCCAAGGTGGCCACCGGGCGGCAGCGTCCCCTGTCCCAGATCGACGTCCTGACCTGCGAGATCCGCACCGAGGACGGCCTGGCGGGGCTGGGCTTCTCCTACACCACCCGGGCGGGCACGCCGGCGCAGTTCGCGCACGCCCGGGAGGTCGGCGAGCTGCTGCTGGGCGAGGACCCGTCCGACATCGGCCGGATCTACGACCGGCTGCTGTGGGCGGGCGCGTCGGTGGGCCGTTCGGGGGTGGCCACACAGGCGCTGGCCGCCGTGGACGTGGCGTTGTGGGACCTGAAGGCCAAGCGGGCGGGGCTGCCGCTGGCCAAGCTGCTCGGCGCCTACCGCGACTCGGTGCGGGTCTACAACACCTCCGGCGGCTACCTCCAGGCGCCGATCGAGGAGGTCGAGGAGAAGGCCGCGCAGTCACTGCGGAGCGGCATCGGCGGTATCAAGATCAAGGTCGGCCAGCCGGACATGGCGCAGGACCTGCGGCGGCTGACGGCCGTGCGCGAGCACCTCGGCGACGACGTGCCCTTGATGGTGGACGCCAACCAGCAGTGGGACCGGGCGAGCGCGCTGCGGTTCGGGCGGGCGGTGGAGGATCTGGGGCTGGTGTGGATCGAGGAGCCGCTCGACGCCTACGACGCCGAGGGGCACGCGCAGCTCGCCGCCGCGCTCGACACCCCGATCGCCACCGGCGAGATGCTCTCCAGCGTCGCCGACCTGGTCCGCCTCATCGACCTGCGCGCCGTGGACTTCCTGCAGCCGGACGTGCCGCGCGTCGGCGGCATCACGCCCTACCTGAAGGTCGCGGCACTCGCCGACCACGCGCACCTTCAGGTCGCGCCGCACTTCGTGATGGAGATCCACGTGCACCTGGCCGCGGCCTGCCCGCGTGAGTCCTGGGTGGAGCACATCGAGTGGCTCTCGCCGCTGTTCGAGGAGCGGCTGGAGATCCAGGACGGGCGGATGGCCGTGCCCGACCGGCCGGGGCTCGGCCTCACCCTCGCGGGGCGGGCCCGCGACTGGCGGCTGGACCAGGTCGAGTTCCACGCGAACGGCCGGTAGATTGTCCGCCGTGCCGCCCGACCAGAGACTCGACCGCGACACCGGCCGCGGGCTCGCGCACGAGCTCGTCGAGCGGCTCAAGGCCCGCATCCTGGCGGGGGAGATCCAGCCCGGCCAGAAGCTGCCCACCGAGTCGTCGCTGATCCAGGAGTTCGGGGTCAGCCGCACGGTGGTGCGCGAGGCCGTCTCGCGGCTGCAGGCCGCCGGGCTGGTCGAGACCTTCCAGGGGCGCGGCTCGTTCGTGCTGGCGCTGCCCGCCTCCACGGCGTTCTCCGTGGAGGCGTCGCAGGTGCGCACCCACCGCGACGTCCTCGACATGATCGACTTCCGGATCGGGGTCGAGTCGGAGGCGGCCGGGCTGGCGGCGGAGCGGCGGACCGACCTGCAGCTCAAGGCGATCGAACGGGCGCTGGTCGATCTCGGCAGGATCGGGGAGCAGCCGAGCAACGCGGTCGAGGCCGACTTCGAGTTCCACCTGAAGATCGCGCTGGCCGCGAACAACCGGTTCTACGCCGACCTGCTCACCTCGCTCGGCCCCATGATGATCATGTTGCCGCGCACCCGGCTGGAGCACGTCTACACGGTCTCCGACGCCACCCACTTCACGCGGGTGACGCTGGAGCACGAGAACATCTACCGCGCCATCGCCGGCCAGGACACCGCGGCGGCGCGGGCCGCCATGCGCCTGCACCTGTCCAACTCGCGGGCCAGGCTGCAGGCGCCGTAGCGGCCGCTACCAGCGGGCGGTGTTCGGGGTGAAGCCCGGGACGATCGAGCGCATGTACGCCGTGTCCTCGCGCCCCCGCTGCCCGCAGCGGACGTACTGCTCGTGCAGCGCGGCCAGCGCCTCCTCGTCCAGCTCCACGCCCAGGCCGGGCCCGGCCGGCACGGCGATCGCGCCGTCGGCGAACTCCAGCACGCCCGGCTTGACGACCTCCTCCGTCTTCCACGGGTAGTGGGTGTCGCAGGCGTAGGTGAGGTTCGGCGTGGCGGCGGCCAGGTGCGTCATGGCGGCCAGGCTGACCCCGAGGTGCGAGTTGGAGTGCATGGACAGCCCCATGCCGAACGTCTCGCAGATGCCGCCCAGCAGCGCCGAGCGGCGCAGCCCGCCCCACAGGTGGTGGTCGGAGAGCACGACCTGCACGGCGTCGGCGGCGACGGCCGGCTTGAGGTGCTCGAAGGCGATCACGCACATGTTCGTGGCCAGCGGCAGGTCCGTGTGCTTGGCGACCTCGGCCATGCCGGCGATGCCCGGCGTCGGGTCCTCCAGGTACTCCAGCACGCCGGAGAGCCGGTCGGCCACCTTGATCGAGGTCTCGACGGTCCAGGCGCCGTTCGGGTCGATGCGCAGGGCGTGCTCGGGGAAGGCCGCGGCCAGGGCCTCGACGGTCTCCAGCTCGTGGCGGGGCTCGTACACGCCGCCCTTGAGCTTGACGGCGGTGAAGCCGTACTCCGCGATCATCCGCCGCGCCTGCTCCACCAGCTGCTCGGGCGTGCGGCCCTCGCCCCAGGTGTCCTCGTCGTGGCCCGGGTGGCCGGCCCACTTGTAGAACAGGTACGCGGAGTACGGCACGCGGTCGCGGACGGCACCGCCGAGCAGGTCGTACACCGGCCGGCCCGTCGCCCTGCCCTGCAGGTCCAGCAGCGCCACCTCGAAGGGCGACACCACGGTGTCCACGGCGCTGGAGACCTCCAGCATGCCGCCGAAGCTGGCGCCCGCGCCGCCGGTGGCGGCGCCGAGCGTCTCGCCGACGATCCGGCGCAGGGCGTGCAGGTCGAAGACGCCGGCGCCGGGCAGGGCGGCGGCGACCGCCTTCAGCCGCTCGACGTGCGCCTGGTCGGCGTAGGTCTCGCCGAGGCCGACCAGGCCCTCGTCGGTGTGCACCTGGACGATGGTGCGCAGCACGTACGGCTGGTGCACGCCCACGACGTTGAGCAGGGGCGGGTCGCGGAAGGCGACCGGGGTGACGGTGACCCTGCTGACCCGACCGGCACTCACCCGCTCGCTCACTGGGCCGCCTTCACGGTGAGCACGGGGACGGTCGACTCCATGAGGATGCGCTGCGCCTCGCTGCCCATGATGAACTTGCCGACCAGCGACCGGTGCCGCAGCCCGATCACCACGAGCGACGCGCCGGTCTCCTTCACCAGCGCCTCGAACGTCTCGGGCAGGTCGTCGTCGTGCAGCGGCTGGCGCAGCTCCGCGTCCACGCCCGCCTCCCTGGCCCGGCGCAGCAGCTCGGCGCCGGCGGCGTCGTCGATCTTGTGCTCGTCGATGGGCGCGCCCCGGCGGGGCGAGTTCACGATGATCACGCGTTCCCCGCGCAGCGCGCCCTCGCGCAGGCCCGCGTCGACGGCGGCCTCGCCCTCGGGCGTGGGCAGGTACCCGACGAGGATGGTCATGAGATCTTCTCCTCAACACGATCGGTGGGCTTGCGGCGGATGGCCTTCCGGATCAGTGGCCAGGCCGCCACGATCACGACCAGGGCGAACACCGTGCCGGAGATCGGCCGGGTGAAGAACCCGGTCGGGTCGCCGCCGAAGATGAGCAGCCCCTGCCGCGCCGAGCTCTCGATCATCGAGCCCAGCACGAACGCCAGCACCAGCGGCCCCGGCTCGAAGCCGAACTTCTTCATCAGATACCCCAGCACGCCGAACACGATCACCAGGAAGATGTCGTAGACCTGGTTGCGCACCGTGTAGGCGCCCAGCAGCGTGATCAGCACCGTGATCGGGGCCATGATGGCCGGCCGCACCCGCAGGATGCGCACGAACACGCCCACCATCGGGATGCTCATGATCAGCAGCAGGATGTTGCCGATGTACATCGAGTTGACGACACCCCAGAACACGTCGGGGTGCTCGGTGACGAGCTGCGGCCCCGGCTGGATGCCCTGGATGAGCAGCGCGCCGAACATCAGCGCCATCGTCGCGTTCGCCGGGATGCCCAGCGTCAGCAGCGGGATGAACGAGGAGGTGGCGGCGGCGTTGTTGGCCGTCTCCGGCGCGGCCACGCCCTCCACGGCGCCCCGGCCGAAGCGCTCGGGCTGCTTGGCGCGCCGCTTCTCCAGCGCGTACGCGGCCAGCGACGACAGCACCGCGCCACCGCCGGGCAGCACGCCCAGCACGAACCCGATCAGCGAGCCGCGCCCGATGGCGCCCTTGGCCTGCCCGAGGTCCTTGCGCGAAGGCCACACGTTGCCGACCTTGGCCGGCGAGTGCACCTTGTTGTGCCGCTCCTCCAGGTTGTAGAGGATCTCGCTGAGGCCGAACAGGCCCATGGCGATCGGGATGAAGTCGATGCCCTCGGCCAGGTTCAGGCTGCCGAAGGTGAAGCGCTCGGCGCCGGTGAAGGTGTCGCGGCCCACGGTCGCGATCAGCAGGCCGATGCAGGCGGCGATGATGGCCTTGAGCTTGTTGCCGTTGCCGATCGAGGAGATCAGCAGCACGCCGAGGATGCCCAGGGCGGCGTACTCGGGCGGGCCGAAGTCGAGCGCGAAGCCGGCCACGACCGGGGCGACGAGCGTCAGGCCGATGATCGAGACCGTGCCGCCGATGAAGGAGCCGATGGCCGCGATGCCCAGCGCCGTGCCCGCCTTGCCCTGCTTGGCCAGGGCGAAGCCGTCGAAGACGGTGACGACCGAGGACGCCTCACCCGGCAGGCGGAGCAGGACCGAGGTGATCGTGCCGCCGTACTGGGCGCCGTAGAAGATGCCCGCCAGCATGATGATCGCCGACACGGGCCCGATGCCGTACGTGATCGGCAGCAGGATGGCGATGGTCGCGCCGGGCCCGAGGCCGGGCAGCACGCCGATGAGCATGCCGATGATGACGCCGATGAGGCAGTAGAGCAGGTTGGTCGGCTCCAGGACGACGCCGAAACCGTCGAGGATCGGGGAGATGTCCATATGACTTTCTCAGATGAGGCGGGGGAGCGGGATCTGCAGCAGCAGCACGAAGAGCACGTAGAACACGGCCACGGCGCCGATACTGATCACGATGGAGGAGCGCCACGACTCCTTGCCCAGCCAGCGCAGCCAGATGAACATCAGCAGCAGCGAGGGGATCTCGAAGCCGATCACCGGCAGCAGCGCGGCGAGCCCGACGAGCGTCACCAGGCCCACCGCGGTGAGCAGGCTGGAGCGGGAGAACCGCTCGGTGTCCTGGAGGTTGCGGCCCGTGACGACGAGCACGGCCGACAGCACGATGATGACGACGCTGATGGCGAACGGCCACAGGCCCGGGCCGGGCTGGGTGAGCTGCCCGAGCCCGAGCGCGTACGAGCCGACCGCACCGAAGACGCCGACGGCGAGCGCCACCACGGTGGCCGCGACCTGCGAGATCGGGCCGGCGTGCGGCGGGCGGGCCTCCTCCAGCTCGGCCTGGAGCCGGTCGGCCTCCTCCTGGAGGTCCATCGCGGCGACGGCCTGGGCAGGCTGCGCGCCGGGCGGCTTCGTGGGGTCGGACATGGACATGCACCCTCCTTAGTGCCAGGCGACGGCGGCGGCCGGTGACACCGGCCGCCGCCCCCGTCATCAACCGGCCAGGTTGATGCCGAACTTGTCGAGCTGTGCCTTGAACGTGGCGGAGTCGTTCTGCAGCGAGGTGAGGACCTCCTGCGGGGAGACCTCCATCGGGGTGAGCGAGTTGTCCTCGTTGAACTTCTTGTACTCCTGCGTGGCGAACGTCTTCTTGGCCGCGTCGAGCAGCTTGGCCTTGACGTTCTCCGGCGTGCCCTTGGGGGCGGTCAGGAAGCGGTACTGCGTCACCAGGACGTCGTAACCCTGCTCCTTGGCCGTCTTCACGTCGGGCAGGAACGGGATGCGCTCCTGGGAGAAGACGGCGAGCGGGACGAGCTTGCCGCCCTTGATGTTCTCGATGGCCTCGCCGATCTGCATGGTGGACACGTCCACCTGGTTGCCCAGCAGGGCGGTCAGGTTGGGGGCGCCGCCGTCGAAGGGCACGGCCGTGGACTCGACGCCGGCCGACTTGAAGGTCAGGGCGGAGGCGAGCTGGGCGCCGGTGCCGACGCCGGTGGTGCCGTAGCGGATCGTCTTGCCGGCCTTCTTCAGGTCGTCGATCGACTTGTAGCCGGACTGGGTGCTGGTCGCCATGACGTAGTCGTCACGGGAGATGCCGGTGATGACGTCGAACGAGTCGATCTTCGTGGCCTCGGCGGCCGACACCGTGAGCGGCGTGATCGTGAAGAGCGAGGCGTTCTGCACGGCGATCTTGTAGCCGTCGGGCTTGGCCGCCTGCAGCTCCTTGGCGTTCAGCGCGCCGTTCGCGCCGGGCTTGTTCAGCACCGGGGTGGAGACGCCGAGCTCCTTGCCGATGCCCTGGGCCAGCGCGCGCGTGATCAGGTCGGTCGAGCCGCCCGCGGAGGCACCCACGCTGAACTCGATGTTGCCCGTGGGATATTCGCCCTCCCCGCCACCGGAGGAGGTCGTCTTGACGCCACCGCAGGCGCTCAGCGCGATCGCGGCGGCGGCGCCGACGACACCCAGGAGGATGCGGCGGGGGGCTGTCCGAGATGTCGGCATTGACTTCTCCTTCATGCGGGCGGGGAGCCGCCCGTGGATCTTCTCGAAGCGGAGAGGGAGTTGCGTAAGGTTACGGCAAGGTTTCCGCTCTGTAGTCTCCGGAGACTATGGACCAGCCTCGATGCCTGTCCAGGCTCAATTCGGTATCGAGTGATACTCTTCATGCATCATGCTAACACTCGATCAGATCCGGGCTTTCGTAGCGGTCGCCGAGGAGCTCCACTTCGGCCGCGCGGCTGATCGGCTGCGCATGACCCAGCCCCCGCTGAGCAGGCACATCCAGAAACTGGAGCGCGTCATCGGGGTGACGCTGCTGGAGCGTGACAACCGCCGGGTGGTGCTCACCGACGCCGGGCGCGCCTTCCTGGACGACGCCCGCCGCATGCTCTCCCTCGTCGACACCGCGGGCGACCGGGCCCGCCGGATCGCCAGCGGCGCGGCCGGCACCGTGCGGCTGGGCTTCACCGCCGTCTCGGCCATCAGCATGCTGGGAGCGCTGCTGCGGCGGCTGTCGGAGCAGCTTCCGGAGATCGACGTCATCCTGCACGAGCGGGTGACCGCCGGGCAGGTGGACGGCCTGCTGCGCGGTGAGCTCGACCTGGGCCTGGCCCGCCCGCCCTTCGACATCGACACGCTCGACTCGCGCGTCGTCTTCCGCGAGCCGCTGTGCGCCGCCGTGCCCCTCGGCCACCCGCTGTCGGAGCTGGGCCGGCCGCTGACCCCCGACGACTTCGACGGCCTGCCGGTGATCAGCTACAACCCGGTCCAGTCGCGCTACTTCCACGAGCTGACCGTGCGCTTCCTGACCAACGCCCACCCCAGGATCGAGCAGCAGGTCCACCAGATCCTCACCGCCGTGCTGCTCGTCGCGGCCGGCAGGGGCGTGGCGCTGGCGCCCGCCAGCGCGCGCTCGCTCGGGGTGGACGGCATCGCCTTCTGCGACCTCGTCCGCGGCGGCGGCGACCCGCTCGACGGCGACGGCGGCAACGGCGAGCCGGTCGAGCTGCACGTCATCTGGAGCCGCGAGTCGACCAACCCCGCGCTCGCCCGCGTGCTGGAGCTGCTGCCCGACCTGGAGGCCGATGATGCTCTACAGGTATCGCCGGATACATAATCGCACTTGGACAAGTATCGCCCCACCTCCTTAGCCTGGCGGCATCAGTTCTTACCGGCGGTGCGGGATGATCCCACGGCCGTATGTGAAGCGAGGAGCGTCCGCCATGCCCCATTACTCCCCGCAGGAGCTCGCCACCCAGCTCAAGAGCGGTCTGTTGTCGTTCCCCGTCACCCATTTCACCCAGGACCTGGAGTTCGACGAGCCTGCCTACCGTGAGCACCTGTCGTGGCTCAGCTCGTACCCGGTGGCCGGCCTGTTCGCGGCCGGAGGCACCGGTGAGGGCTTCTCGCTGACCGCCGAGGAGATCGACCGGGTGGTGCGCGCCGCGGTGAGCGAGGTGAACGGCAAGGTCCCGGTCGTGGCCCCCGCCACCGGCGGCACCGCCAACGCCGTGGCCCAGGCCAAGGCGGCCGAGGCCGCCGGCGCCGACGGCATCCTGCTCATGCCCCCCTACCTCACGGAGGCCGGCCAGGAGGGCCTGGTCGAGCACGTCTCCGCGGTCTGCCGCGCCAGCGGCCTCGGCGTGATCGTCTACAGCCGCGCCAACGCCGTGCTGACCGACCGCTCCGTGGCGGCCCTGGTCGAGCGGAACGAGACGCTCGTCGGGTTCAAGGACGGCGTCGGCAACATCGAGAACCTCACCCGCATCTACGCCTCCGTCGGCGACCGCCTGGCCTACATCGGCGGCCTGCCCACCGCCGAGACGTTCGCGCTGCCGCTGCTGCAGCTCGGCATGAGCACGTACTCCTCGGCGATCTTCAACTTCGTGCCGCAGTACGCGCTCGACTTCTACGCCGACGTGCGCGCCCAGGACCGCGAGGCGGTCTACCGGCGCATCCGCGAGTTCGTGCTGCCGTACCTGGACATCCGCGACCGGACCAAGGGATACGCTGTGTCGATCATCAAGGCGGGCCTGGCCGCCGTCGGCCGCCCGGCCGGCCCGGTGCGCCCGCCGCTGTCGAACCTGAAGGACGGCGAGCTCGCCGAGCTGACCGCCCTCATCAACAAGATCAGCTAGGGGCTGCCGTGTCTCCCACGATCCACGGGGTCGAGGTCGTCCCCGTCGCCGGGTACGACAGCATGCTGCTCAACCTCAGCGGCGCCCACGGCCCCTTCTTCACCCGCAACGTCGTCATCGTCACCGACTCCGACGGCCGCACCGGGCTCGGCGAGGTGCCCGGCGGCGAGGCCATCAGGCGGACCGTCGAGGAGGCCGCCGAGCTGCTGACCGGCCGGCCCGTGGCCCGCTACCGCTCGCTGCTGCGCGCGGTCTCCGAGCGGTTCGCCTCCAGGGACGCCGGCGGGCGCGGCCTGCAGACCTTCGACCTGCGCACCACCGTGCACGCCGTCACCGGCCTGGAGTCCGCCCTGCTCGACCTGCACGGCCAGTACCTCGGCGTGCCCGTGGCCGACCTGCTCGGCGAGGGACGGCAGCGCGACCGGGTGCCGATGCTGGGTTACCTGTTCTACGTCGGCGACCCCGGCAGGACCGGCCTGCCGTACCTGGTGGACGACGGCGGCGACGACGCCTGGTCCCGGCTGCGCCGCCGCGAGGCCCTCACTCCCGAGGCCGTCGTCGCGCTGGCCGAGGCCGCGCAGGAGCGTTACGGCTTCGCCGACTTCAAGCTCAAGGGCGGCGTGCTGCCCGGCGAGGAGGAGGTCGAGGCGGTCAAGGCACTGGCCGCCCGGTTCCCCGAGGCGCGCGTCACGCTCGACCCCAACGGCGGCTGGCTGCTGTCCGACGCCGTACGGCTGTGCCGCGGCCTCGGCGGCGTGCTCGCCTACGCCGAGGACCCGTGCGGCGCCGAGGGGCGCTTCTCCGGGCGGGAGACGATGGCCGAGTTCCGGCGAGCCACCGGCCTGCCGACCGCCACCAACATGATCGCCACCGACTGGCGGGAGATGGCCCACGCCATCCGCTCCGACGCGGTGGACATCCCCCTCGCCGACCCGCACTTTTGGACCATGGCGGGCTCGGTCCGCGTCGCCCAGCTCTGCCACGACTTCGGGCTGACGTGGGGCTCGCACTCCAACAACCACTTCGACATCTCGCTGGCCATGTTCACGCACGTCGGCGCCGCCGCGCCGGGCGAGATCACGGCGCTGGACACGCACTGGATCTGGCAGGACGGCCAGGCGCTCACCACCAAGCCGTTCCAGATCACCGGCGGCGCCATCGAGGTGCCGCAGACGCCGGGCCTCGGCGTCGAGCTCGACCGCGACGCCCTGGCCGCGGCCCACGAGCTGTACCTGCGCCACGGCCTGGGCGCCCGTGACGACTCCGTCGCCATGCGGTTCCTGATCGAAGGCTGGGTGTTCGACCCGAAGCGGCCCTGCCTCGTCCGTTAGAACAGGGTCAGGGGCTCGTTCGGCATCGGGTCGGGCAGCGGCTCCAGCTCCGGGACGCCGGCGCGCACCTCGTCGTGGAAACGGCGGGCCAGCCGCAGCGCGTCGGCGTTGTCCGGGGTGTGCACGAACACGGTCGGCTCGCGGCCCTCGCGCAGCCACCGCGTGACCTGCTCGACCCAGGGCCGCCAGCCCTCGACCGTCCGCTCCTCGGCGTCGCGTCCCAGGTAACGCACGATCGGGCGGGCGGTCAGCGCCCGCGTCCGGCGCGGCACGCGCGGCTTCTTCGTCCACGCGTCACGCTCGGCGTCGCTGGTGGGCGGGCTCGCGAACATCACCGTCGTGTCGAACGGCACCCACTCCGCGTCCACGCCCGCCAGGACCCGCTCCAGCAGCCGCTCGGCACGCTCGTCCGCGAAG
The nucleotide sequence above comes from Nonomuraea gerenzanensis. Encoded proteins:
- a CDS encoding cytochrome P450, producing MDVLKQILDPAARADPYRYFGALRESPVVAQDDGSYLVTTYREIVALLHDPRISSDRRNLSSAAVHDPDLHPSFIGLDPPEHDRLRGLAMRHFGPPHSPETVERLRPKMLELTTALIDGLAGKNRADLVDEVAYPLPVAVICALLGVPEEDEPRFHALADEVVETLGPGEEDREERERARRAAAMELSRYLAGLAEARGREPRADMLSGLMTYRGPEGGMTPDEVVSTAVLLLIAGHETTINLIANGMLTFLRRPDLLHRLREEPTLIIPAVEELLRYEPPVQFVSSRVALDDITIAGTTIPAGAPVVLAMAAGSRDPGHVARPDEFRLDRPRNEHLGFGGGVHYCFGAPLARTEAQIVLNELIRRLDNPRLVADPPPYRPSAVLRGPRHLVVDYDGVA
- a CDS encoding L-talarate/galactarate dehydratase, which gives rise to MDRIRHVALSSVTLPLDVPISDAKVLTGRQRPMTEIAFLFAEISTEDGHSGTGFSYSKRAGGPAQYAHAKEVGANLLGQDPSDIGKVYESLLWAGASVGRSGVATQALAAVDVALWDLKAKRAGLPLAKLLGAYRDSVRTYNTSGGFLHAPIEEVKARATQSLADGIGGIKIKVGQPDMKEDLRRLAAVREHLGDDVPLMVDANQQWDRASALRFGRQVEDLGLVWIEEPLDAYDAEGHAQLAAALDTPIATGEMLSSVAEHVRLIEARAADIIQPDAPRVGGITPFLRLATLADHAGLQLAPHFAMEIHLHLAAAYPREPWVEHFEWLNPLFEERLETRDGRMIVPDRPGLGFTLSEQCRKWTVDSVEFGRA
- a CDS encoding L-talarate/galactarate dehydratase yields the protein MRVESVRFGRHAVPLARPVSDAKVATGRQRPLSQIDVLTCEIRTEDGLAGLGFSYTTRAGTPAQFAHAREVGELLLGEDPSDIGRIYDRLLWAGASVGRSGVATQALAAVDVALWDLKAKRAGLPLAKLLGAYRDSVRVYNTSGGYLQAPIEEVEEKAAQSLRSGIGGIKIKVGQPDMAQDLRRLTAVREHLGDDVPLMVDANQQWDRASALRFGRAVEDLGLVWIEEPLDAYDAEGHAQLAAALDTPIATGEMLSSVADLVRLIDLRAVDFLQPDVPRVGGITPYLKVAALADHAHLQVAPHFVMEIHVHLAAACPRESWVEHIEWLSPLFEERLEIQDGRMAVPDRPGLGLTLAGRARDWRLDQVEFHANGR
- a CDS encoding FadR/GntR family transcriptional regulator; protein product: MPPDQRLDRDTGRGLAHELVERLKARILAGEIQPGQKLPTESSLIQEFGVSRTVVREAVSRLQAAGLVETFQGRGSFVLALPASTAFSVEASQVRTHRDVLDMIDFRIGVESEAAGLAAERRTDLQLKAIERALVDLGRIGEQPSNAVEADFEFHLKIALAANNRFYADLLTSLGPMMIMLPRTRLEHVYTVSDATHFTRVTLEHENIYRAIAGQDTAAARAAMRLHLSNSRARLQAP
- a CDS encoding enolase C-terminal domain-like protein, whose protein sequence is MSERVSAGRVSRVTVTPVAFRDPPLLNVVGVHQPYVLRTIVQVHTDEGLVGLGETYADQAHVERLKAVAAALPGAGVFDLHALRRIVGETLGAATGGAGASFGGMLEVSSAVDTVVSPFEVALLDLQGRATGRPVYDLLGGAVRDRVPYSAYLFYKWAGHPGHDEDTWGEGRTPEQLVEQARRMIAEYGFTAVKLKGGVYEPRHELETVEALAAAFPEHALRIDPNGAWTVETSIKVADRLSGVLEYLEDPTPGIAGMAEVAKHTDLPLATNMCVIAFEHLKPAVAADAVQVVLSDHHLWGGLRRSALLGGICETFGMGLSMHSNSHLGVSLAAMTHLAAATPNLTYACDTHYPWKTEEVVKPGVLEFADGAIAVPAGPGLGVELDEEALAALHEQYVRCGQRGREDTAYMRSIVPGFTPNTARW
- a CDS encoding universal stress protein, with translation MTILVGYLPTPEGEAAVDAGLREGALRGERVIIVNSPRRGAPIDEHKIDDAAGAELLRRAREAGVDAELRQPLHDDDLPETFEALVKETGASLVVIGLRHRSLVGKFIMGSEAQRILMESTVPVLTVKAAQ
- a CDS encoding tripartite tricarboxylate transporter permease, producing the protein MDISPILDGFGVVLEPTNLLYCLIGVIIGMLIGVLPGLGPGATIAILLPITYGIGPVSAIIMLAGIFYGAQYGGTITSVLLRLPGEASSVVTVFDGFALAKQGKAGTALGIAAIGSFIGGTVSIIGLTLVAPVVAGFALDFGPPEYAALGILGVLLISSIGNGNKLKAIIAACIGLLIATVGRDTFTGAERFTFGSLNLAEGIDFIPIAMGLFGLSEILYNLEERHNKVHSPAKVGNVWPSRKDLGQAKGAIGRGSLIGFVLGVLPGGGAVLSSLAAYALEKRRAKQPERFGRGAVEGVAAPETANNAAATSSFIPLLTLGIPANATMALMFGALLIQGIQPGPQLVTEHPDVFWGVVNSMYIGNILLLIMSIPMVGVFVRILRVRPAIMAPITVLITLLGAYTVRNQVYDIFLVIVFGVLGYLMKKFGFEPGPLVLAFVLGSMIESSARQGLLIFGGDPTGFFTRPISGTVFALVVIVAAWPLIRKAIRRKPTDRVEEKIS
- a CDS encoding tripartite tricarboxylate transporter TctB family protein is translated as MSDPTKPPGAQPAQAVAAMDLQEEADRLQAELEEARPPHAGPISQVAATVVALAVGVFGAVGSYALGLGQLTQPGPGLWPFAISVVIIVLSAVLVVTGRNLQDTERFSRSSLLTAVGLVTLVGLAALLPVIGFEIPSLLLMFIWLRWLGKESWRSSIVISIGAVAVFYVLFVLLLQIPLPRLI
- a CDS encoding tripartite tricarboxylate transporter substrate binding protein; protein product: MPTSRTAPRRILLGVVGAAAAIALSACGGVKTTSSGGGEGEYPTGNIEFSVGASAGGSTDLITRALAQGIGKELGVSTPVLNKPGANGALNAKELQAAKPDGYKIAVQNASLFTITPLTVSAAEATKIDSFDVITGISRDDYVMATSTQSGYKSIDDLKKAGKTIRYGTTGVGTGAQLASALTFKSAGVESTAVPFDGGAPNLTALLGNQVDVSTMQIGEAIENIKGGKLVPLAVFSQERIPFLPDVKTAKEQGYDVLVTQYRFLTAPKGTPENVKAKLLDAAKKTFATQEYKKFNEDNSLTPMEVSPQEVLTSLQNDSATFKAQLDKFGINLAG